Proteins encoded together in one Penaeus vannamei isolate JL-2024 chromosome 9, ASM4276789v1, whole genome shotgun sequence window:
- the LOC113824181 gene encoding eukaryotic translation initiation factor 3 subunit F has product MKAVALLCLAATLAVTAALPAAAPAAPMIPSPAMIQAFIPTPEEIQALNALHTTPAPGVVPTPGAAPVGPPTMPPAVANLVAKYKAAVAAFIPSTAAPAS; this is encoded by the exons ATGAAGGCCGTTGCTCTGCTGTGTCTTGCTGCCACTTTGGCTGTCACTGCTGCCTTGCCTGCAGCTGCTCCAG cggccCCGATGATCCCCTCTCCTGCCATGATCCAGGCCTTCATCCCGACGCCCGAGGAGATCCAGGCCCTCAACGCCCTCCACACCACGCCCGCCCCGGGGGTCGTGCCCACTCCAGGGGCCGCCCCCGTCGGACCTCCAA ccATGCCTCCTGCAGTAGCAAATCTGGTCGCCAAGTACAAGGCCGCAGTCGCAGCCTTCATCCCTTCCACTGCGGCGCCTGCCAGCTGA
- the LOC113824180 gene encoding uncharacterized protein, whose translation MKVAVLLCLTASLAVTAALPAGAPAAPMIPSPAMIQAFIPTPEEIQALNALHTTPAPGVVPTPGAAPVGPPTMPPAVANLVAKYKAAVEAFIPATAAPAS comes from the exons ATGAAGGTCGCTGTTCTGCTGTGTCTCACTGCCTCTTTGGCTGTCACTGCTGCTTTGCCTGCAGGAGCTCCAG cggccCCGATGATCCCCTCTCCTGCCATGATCCAGGCCTTCATCCCGACGCCCGAGGAGATCCAGGCCCTCAACGCCCTCCACACCACGCCCGCCCCGGGGGTCGTGCCCACTCCAGGGGCCGCCCCCGTCGGACCTCCAA ccATGCCTCCTGCAGTAGCAAATCTGGTCGCCAAGTACAAGGCCGCAGTCGAAGCTTTCATCCCTGCCACTGCAGCGCCTGCCAGCTAA